The Plodia interpunctella isolate USDA-ARS_2022_Savannah chromosome 9, ilPloInte3.2, whole genome shotgun sequence genome includes the window TTAGCGTGattaaacatacagacagacaaaaaaatgtatgctttctctttttctttttaatttctattcaCTTCAGTCAAGGATACtaaatgtagataaaatattgttgctgttttgttatatgtacatatagaTATCGTTAAATGAAGAGAACTCATTATAGTTATATGTTTATGGCtatttaatttgaagtacatcaatcaatacataggtatgaaacagtagaaaaaatctgtacattgcataaatttacataaaaattaggcaatagtataaagaaataagaattaaaaaagaattaataaaaaataagaagaaaGAGTAGAAATAagaatgtgaaaaaaatatctgtagtaacagtaagaatttgaaaaaaatatctgtatgtctgtgtttgtctgtttgtacacgctaatctttgGAACTACTGggcggatttgaatgaaacttttttgttatttagctATTAatcctgggcaacatatagggcataaattattttgaaaactagaACACTTGAAGGAGAACAATggtggtacagctaaactataggaaatttAGAAATGAcgttgaatgaatgaattaacaaaagttgtttagcctgatgagcattttctgttcagatataaaaatcgaagatctggaacacctgatatAAACCCATGATGATACTGCTTAAactgtaggaaatatagaaatgacgcatTAACCaccaaataaagaaatgacgccttcacaaaagttgttcagcctgatgagcatttcctgttgatgtataaaaatcgatgGTATTCCagacacctgaagaagagtcataatggtccagctaaactaaaggaaatatagtttttcggtctgacatgaaaaagtagttgtttaaaaaaaatataacaaaagtaggtacttattattcttttgaaaaataaaatgaaacttaaACATTTGTTACAACAtgttaacttattttataaaatgtatttcgtAAGACATAAGAAAGACTACGTAAGACTACATATTTctgatatttaataaaatgaaaaacgaTTACTTGCAGTTAAATTGATAAgcatattgatttattaattatacatcATCTCCTGATAAGCTTCGAAGATTCCGTTAAAAAATGACAGAACAGTTGCAGCTGGATTCAATCGATTTTTGATTAACCTTAGAACTCCTGCCTCGAGATCTGATGTAGCCTCAaacatcaatttataaataaatgttccatTAAACGTCATGTTGTATTTAGTAGGTTTGTAAGTACAGCcacataaatcatttaaattattaatctgCACCAGGCAGTGTTGAAATTCAACAAAAGGATGGATTAATTTTTCGCTGAATATTGTTTGACTTTCACGTTggttcattttaaaataactttccaATATCCTATTTGCAATGACACAATCTTTTTCATTAACCGATTCTTTTTTTGTGCTTGTATCGTGAAGCGGTTTCTTGGTTATTTCAATATCGTATTCAATGTTATTGggtattttaacaaatacaactCCTAACATGACATACGAGAGTAGCACTCCGCATACTATATCGGTTGTGTCGATCGTTTTTCGTCGTGAAAAGTATACTAGTGCAATCATAAGAAGCCTCATATCCTCGGGACACCGTTGTAAGGCGGCATGATTCAAATCTTGCAGACTCtcttgcaaaaaatattcgaataaATCCAATTTCTTTGCCTGGTCCCAACCATTTTCAAATGGACTATTATTTGCATTATATTCCGGTTTTTTGGTTACTCCAAATGCTGTAATTATTGATGAAAtcacatgttttttattatttttatcacagaaCGTGAACtcttttttctcaaaatttgttagtaaattaaaggcatattttattatatcaagaGAAAGAAGCAAACTGTCATCAGCATTCACATCTTCTATTGTCCAGGcaccaaaatatatattattacgatACAAGTTGACATAGTTTATCGGTATACGACCCATGGTGACGCCTTTTTCAAACCAGTTAGGATCTAGTTCTGTAACAtccatatttttgttatcttcaatatattttgttggtGTACCTGTTGATTCTGTCCggatcaaatattttttcgcttctagtattttttcattaaacaaatctctttcaacataattattaattgtatttaaggCACGTTGTAGGGGTAAGCGGCCAAGCCACTTTAGTAAGCAAATATTTCGTTTGTAAAGAGAATTAGGCATATTCAAGCTTTCAAACAAATGTATGAAGTAATTTTCCTCAAAGATATTTTCGTCAGTCAAAGCTATGAATATAGCCAGCTTatcgttatttaaattatattttttcataaaattctgCAAATTAAATAGCCCGCATTTGACCCCTTGGCCTTCACATTCATTAATAGTTGAATATGGTATATATGGAACTCCTGAGAAGCAAAATTCAATATCATAGCTGACAATGGGgcatttatatttcttagcAAATGCTATAACTTCTGCCTTTGCCTCATATTCGCATATGGCATATTCCATACCAATTTCATCCAAAATTTGCTTATAAAGTTCTTTCATAAACACTGGTTGTGCAAAATAGTGTTCTTCTGACCAATTTGAAATCCAACTTCTATCTTCTAATCttctaaatttataattaatatctaaaTGGCCTCCTTTGAAAATGAAGACACACCTAATCTTAGATTTCTTAAATATTCCAAGGAATTTTCTTAAGAAATCCGCGTACTTGTCACTTTCACATCCATATACCGATGGTAATCCGCTCTTCTGGTAaaggttataaaaaaagttctgTCCATCGACAACAACGGTGCAGTCCTTTAGTGTATGGTCTCTCAACTCCTCCTGGTCCAAATACTTACAGAAAGTGCGGATCCTCATAATGACCCCTGAAATACAGTTTGTttacgttatttttttcattaactaCGAGCAAAAGCATTTAACAACATTATGTATAATACACACTATCTACCGCctaaatctctctctctcatctctgtaTGTTCCCTAGGCTATGTGGCCCTTAGTTGCTTCGTATGACACCCACGATATGACACCCTTATTCTAGGGCAGAACTACACgccacattattattatattattattataataaaagtacttatttcaagtttgttattgttaacttGCGAGACTTTTTAATGtaaacctttatttatttctaaaaaaaaacaaatatatatatatgtatataagctataatatataaataaacaaatacagcTTTATACTTATTGAAAAGTCCCGCAAGACGTCGCGCGACGGCGAGGGAGGTAATCAAAATTGATGATCAATGCCACATGTATGGCATTAGCctacttaggtatattttgtgCGAATAATTCATCTCCTATGGAGACATGTGAAaacttattcagaaattggacCTTCACAAGAACTTTTTCTTACTAGACCAGCTTTTTGCCaagaaaattctttattacacaaaaataaattacactagGCATTTTATCTATCTGCGATACATAATTAATGACTcttatcatttatattaattggaatttttttgtgatatcGATAAGTGCTTAATTATGATGGATACATACTAATACAAGGagacatactttttatttcatttctatttttatcatgCATAGAAATTATTCTTCCTTATG containing:
- the LOC128672444 gene encoding uncharacterized protein LOC128672444 isoform X2; this translates as MRIRTFCKYLDQEELRDHTLKDCTVVVDGQNFFYNLYQKSGLPSVYGCESDKYADFLRKFLGIFKKSKIRCVFIFKGGHLDINYKFRRLEDRSWISNWSEEHYFAQPVFMKELYKQILDEIGMEYAICEYEAKAEVIAFAKKYKCPIVSYDIEFCFSGVPYIPYSTINECEGQGVKCGLFNLQNFMKKYNLNNDKLAIFIALTDENIFEENYFIHLFESLNMPNSLYKRNICLLKWLGRLPLQRALNTINNYVERDLFNEKILEAKKYLIRTESTGTPTKYIEDNKNMDVTELDPNWFEKGVTMGRIPINYVNLYRNNIYFGAWTIEDVNADDSLLLSLDIIKYAFNLLTNFEKKEFTFCDKNNKKHVISSIITAFGVTKKPEYNANNSPFENGWDQAKKLDLFEYFLQESLQDLNHAALQRCPEDMRLLMIALVYFSRRKTIDTTDIVCGVLLSYVMLGVVFVKIPNNIEYDIEITKKPLHDTSTKKESVNEKDCVIANRILESYFKMNQRESQTIFSEKLIHPFVEFQHCLVQINNLNDLCGCTYKPTKYNMTFNGTFIYKLMFEATSDLEAGVLRLIKNRLNPAATVLSFFNGIFEAYQEMMYN
- the LOC128672444 gene encoding uncharacterized protein LOC128672444 isoform X1, yielding MHDKNRNEIKRVIMRIRTFCKYLDQEELRDHTLKDCTVVVDGQNFFYNLYQKSGLPSVYGCESDKYADFLRKFLGIFKKSKIRCVFIFKGGHLDINYKFRRLEDRSWISNWSEEHYFAQPVFMKELYKQILDEIGMEYAICEYEAKAEVIAFAKKYKCPIVSYDIEFCFSGVPYIPYSTINECEGQGVKCGLFNLQNFMKKYNLNNDKLAIFIALTDENIFEENYFIHLFESLNMPNSLYKRNICLLKWLGRLPLQRALNTINNYVERDLFNEKILEAKKYLIRTESTGTPTKYIEDNKNMDVTELDPNWFEKGVTMGRIPINYVNLYRNNIYFGAWTIEDVNADDSLLLSLDIIKYAFNLLTNFEKKEFTFCDKNNKKHVISSIITAFGVTKKPEYNANNSPFENGWDQAKKLDLFEYFLQESLQDLNHAALQRCPEDMRLLMIALVYFSRRKTIDTTDIVCGVLLSYVMLGVVFVKIPNNIEYDIEITKKPLHDTSTKKESVNEKDCVIANRILESYFKMNQRESQTIFSEKLIHPFVEFQHCLVQINNLNDLCGCTYKPTKYNMTFNGTFIYKLMFEATSDLEAGVLRLIKNRLNPAATVLSFFNGIFEAYQEMMYN